One Theropithecus gelada isolate Dixy chromosome 20, Tgel_1.0, whole genome shotgun sequence DNA segment encodes these proteins:
- the CES5A gene encoding carboxylesterase 5A isoform X3 has product MLKVHYPNIGASEDCLYLNIYAPAHADAGSKLPVLVWFPGGAFKTGSASIFDGSALAAYEDVLVVVIQYRLGIFGFFTTWDQHAPGNWAFKDQVAALSWVQKNIEFFGGDPSSVTIFGESAGAISVSSLILSPMAEGLFHKAVMESGVAIIPYLKAYDYEKSEDLQVVAHFCGKNASDSEDLLRCLRTKSSKELLTLSQKAKSFTRVVDGAFFPNEPLDLLSQKAFKAIPSIIGVNNHECGFLLPMKEAPEILSGSNKSLALHLIQNILHIPPQYLYLVANEYFHDKHSLTEIRDSLLDLLGDVFFVVPALITARYHRDAGAPVYFYEFRHRPQCFEDTKPAFVKADHADEVRFVFGGAFLKGDIVMFEGATEEEKLLSRKMMKYWATFARTGNPNGDNLPLWPAYNLTEQYLQLDLNMSLGQRLKEPRVEFWTSTIPLILSASDTLHSPLSFLIFLSLLQPFFFSCVPWEVIFP; this is encoded by the exons gTCTTGGTGTGGTTCCCAGGGGGTGCCTTCAAGACTGGCTCAGCCTCCATCTTCGATGGGTCCGCTCTGGCTGCCTATGAGGACGTGCTGGTTGTGGTCATCCAGTACCGGCTGGGAATATTTGGCTTCTTCAC CACATGGGATCAGCACGCGCCGGGGAACTGGGCCTTCAAGGACCAGGTGGCTGCTCTGTCCTGGGTCCAGAAGAACATCGAGTTCTTCGGTGGGGACCCCAGCTCTGTGACCATCTTTGGCGAGTCCGCGGGAGCCATAAGTGTTTCAAGCCTT ATACTGTCTCCCATGGCCGAAGGCTTATTCCACAAAGCCGTCATGGAGAGTGGGGTGGCCATCATCCCTTACCTGAAGGCCTATGATTATGAGAAGAGTGAGGAC CTGCAGGTGGTTGCACATTTCTGTGGGAAGAATGCATCAGACTCTGAGGACCTGCTGAGGTGCCTGAGGACAAAATCCTCCAAGGAGCTGCTGACCCTCAGCCAG AAAGCAAAGTCTTTCACTCGAGTGGTTGATGGTGCTTTCTTTCCTAATGAGCCTCTAGATCTATTGTCTCAGAAAGCATTTAAAGCAATTCCTTCCATCATCGGAGTCAATAACCATGAGTGTGGCTTCCTGCTGCCTATG AAGGAGGCACCTGAGATCCTCAGTGGCTCCAACAAGTCCCTTGCCCTCCATCTGATACAAAACATCCTG cacATCCCGCCTCAGTATTTGTACCTTGTGGCTAATGAATACTTCCATGACAAGCACTCCCTGACTGAAATCCGAGACAGTCTTCTGGACTTGCTTGGAGATGTGTTCTTTGTGGTCCCTGCACTGATCACAGCTCGATATCACCGAG ATGCTGGTGCACCtgtctacttctatgagtttcgGCACCGGCCCCAGTGCTTTGAAGACACGAAGCCAGCTTTTGTCAAAGCCGACCACGCTGATGAAGTCCGCTTTGTGTTCGGTGGTGCCTTTCTGAAGGGTGACATTGTTATGTTCG AAGGAGCCACGGAGGAGGAGAAGTTGCTGAGCCGGAAGATGATGAAATACTGGGCTACCTTTGCTCGAACTGG GAATCCCAATGGGGACAACCTGCCTCTGTGGCCAGCCTATAATCTGACCGAGCAGTACCTGCAGCTGGACTTGAACATGAGCCTCGGACAGAGACTCAAAGAACCACGGGTGGAGTTTTGGACCAGCACCATCCCCCTGATCCTGTCTGCCTCCGACACGCTCCATAGTCctctttccttcttaattttcctctctctcctccagcctttctttttctcttgtgttCCTTGGGAAGTTATCTTTCCGTGA